AATGCATCCCCCTGTCATCACTCATCATATACACACAAAACCCTAGTCTAAATCTCCCAATTAATCTCCCTTAAGAGCTTCAACCTCACTCTTCTCACCGCCGTCGCCATGGGTCGTATGCACAGTAGAGggtaatctctctctctctctctctccctccctccctccctccctccctcgcTCTCTCTgtccccccctctctctctctctccctcgcTCCTCCCTCCCTCCCGCTCTCTCTCtcctccccctctctctctcctcCCCCTTCTCTctctcctccctcctccctctctccccgctctctcttcccctccctctctctctctctctatccctctctccctctccccctctctctctcctcccctctccctctctctctctccttccATCCCTCTCCCCCTCTCCTTCTCTCctatctctctctccctctctttctctctttttatctctctctctcatGTTTAATTAAAGTAATATTTGATGATTGTAAAACAGTAAGGGTATCTCAGCTTCAGCTCCGCCTTACAAGAGAACTCCACCTAGCTGGTTGAAAATCTCTCCTCaagatgtatgtatatattattCTATTATTACATTTCTTTTTGCTTATTTTTTGTTTTAAATACTTCTATACATGTTTCGATATTTATCCTTAATTTGATTAAAATGTTGTAGGACCAGTTTCAAAATTAAAGTTTGAATTGAACCTGTAATTATCAAGACGTGAAATcgttatttatataaaaaaattatagtGTAGATTCTACTTGGCAGTAATGTTTTCATTTTGCAATGTAGCGTCAATGCAGTGGAGTATATTAGAGTTGTCGTATTTAGTGCACTGAACATACTCCCATACTAAATTACTTTAGATTGCGAGTTAGGTTTTAGTGTTAATGTGCGAAATGTATTGTTCAAATGCCTATGTTTATAAGCAAAAGATAGCCGTAGTTTTTGTAGGTAGTTCTGTTGAAATGATAATTTCCTCATTTCGTTTTTTCTACGATTAGTAATACGTGTTTGAAATTTAATGTCTGCTTGATTATAGGTTGATGACAATATATGCAAGTTTGCAAAGAAGGGTCTTACACCATCTCAAATTGGTGTGATTCTTCGTGATTCTCATGGGATTGCTCAAGTGAAGAGTGTAACTGGAAACAAGATTTTGCGCATACTCAAAGCACATGGTACTTGTTATTCTTTTATGTTGAATGCTATTCTGTTTTCAATTAATCAGGCTTATAAAATTCTTTGTTTCTTATGAATGCCTAGGGCTTGCTCCTGAAATTCCTGAGGACCTTTACCACCTCATCAAGAAAGCAGTTGCTATCAGGAAGCATTTAGAAAGGAACAGAAAGGACAAGGACTCTAAGTTTAGGTTGATTCTCGTTGAGAGCAGGATTCATAGACTTGCTCGGTACTACAAGAAGACCAAGAAGCTTCCTCCCGTCTGGAAATAGTAAGTTGTAGAATTTTTCTAATGCAGTGTAACTTCTTTTCAAATCTGCTTGTTTTTCTCTTGGTGTTCTGTGAGTTACTTAAGTATGTCAATTTTAGCTGAAAATGTGAAGGGAAATAAAACATCTAGAACAAACATATAATCTTTTTATTGATAAACTTCTTTTGGGTGTTTTCTTTGTCATGGATTTAGAAATAATGTTAATATCTTTGTTTTCATTAGATTAAGTTGTTGCCAAACTTCAATTATTGCATTCTTGCTTTAGTTTATCTACAAGATGTATCTTCCATGTTTATGAAATCTTAGACAGAATATGCTTGTTACCATGAAAAAAAAGTCAAGGAATGGGTTTCCTGTTATAATGGTTTTTAGGATGATAACTACATATTACCGCTTGTGTATAGCAAATTTGCCAAGTTCTGTTTTGTTCTGACGTCGATAGAAGCTTATCACTAGAATTTGTTATGTTCTGTGAAAGTAGTTTGTGAGTCTATAAGAGCTTAAGAAGCAGGGATACTTGGGTCACGTGCCGAGTCCCCGTGTCGGATACTTGGACACACGTATCCTCGTATCGGACacattgattctttgaaaatactaatttgaaaaattattttcaGAACTTATTGTCCA
This region of Apium graveolens cultivar Ventura unplaced genomic scaffold, ASM990537v1 ctg6980, whole genome shotgun sequence genomic DNA includes:
- the LOC141703679 gene encoding small ribosomal subunit protein uS15-like, coding for MGRMHSRGKGISASAPPYKRTPPSWLKISPQDVDDNICKFAKKGLTPSQIGVILRDSHGIAQVKSVTGNKILRILKAHGLAPEIPEDLYHLIKKAVAIRKHLERNRKDKDSKFRLILVESRIHRLARYYKKTKKLPPVWKYESTTASTLVA